The Brassica napus cultivar Da-Ae chromosome C1, Da-Ae, whole genome shotgun sequence DNA segment AtggagttttctttttttcaatacCCGAACAAATAGCTAACGATATGCTTTGGACAAGTATTGCCTCGCAACGTCAGGAGTCATAAATGGGCATCGTCGTGATGACCGGCCCCCCTCCTATGTTTGTCGTTTTGTTGTCCATAACCAATCATCATGTAACTGCTGACAATcggtttatttttctttccagAACTAAGAAATTTTAATGTATTATGGATCCTTTGGGTCGAGTAGTCATTTTTTATTGCTCTCTTCAATATCATCAGGCATAGCAGATGAGGAATGATGGAGAATGTGATGATCTTCTAAGAATGAAGGTAAGGCGGACTCGATGAAGAGATCATCACTCATCCAAGAGGATAATAAAAGTGATAATCTCCAAACAAGAAACATGAAATGAGCTATATGCCAAAACATGTCTCATCTCCATGATATTTCTCGGAACATTTGGACCAAGTGAATGTATATACTAACTTTGTTGACGTTATTTCTGAAAAAGTGTTAATGCGCTGATAATTCGGTGATAACCTAAATAATTTCATTAGCGTCCAAACATGTTAATCAACTGactggagagagagagcataTTGTATAAACAAATGACTACTTCGTATTAGTTGTCGCACAGCATATTTTGCACAATCCATATGAGTAGTAAACATTTGAGAGCAAGCTTTGTATACaccaatgtttttttcctaCTTGCAAGATTTTACCAAAGCCAAACAGCATTTTGGCTGTCTTCCTAGTGCATATGTGGCTTTTTATCtccaaaaacaaacacaaaccaagaaaaaaaaggaaaagaagagagacaagaacgTACATAAACATCCAAAGTGTAATATCAACTGTCAAGATTCAAGCTTTAAAGATACAACTCGAGACTGTCGGTTGCGCTTAGCCGCCTTAACAAAGACTACCGATAGACAAGACGGTGCCCACCATGGCCGTCGAACTCTCTGCTCACCTTTCAAGCAAGCCACTGGTCAAACAAACACATTTCTTTTCCTTCAGTCAAAAAATTTCTTTAGCAACTTTAAGCCGAGGATAGAGAAAAAGAACCTTTAATCCTTCTGAGTTCTTTACAGAGGGTGATGAAGTCTCCCCACTTCATGTGATGCCTCCTAATGAAGTGAAGGATCTGTTCGGTTGTAAACACAGACATGCTTTCTAGATATTCTCCATTGACGCCGTTTTCTTTGAAAATCAGGCGGTAGCTTCCAAGGTTTATCTCCTCAAGCCAAGATCCAACATcctatagaataaaaaaaaacaaaaaatcttctCATCTACAAGTAGCTGCTCCGTGGACATAGAGCACAGACTAAAAAATCAATAGCAGTAGCATTAGAATGGAACTAAACCAATATATAAGTGGACTAATCCCATCTCTATCTCAAGAAACTAAGGCACATGTTTATCTTCAGTTTGCCATCAACTAAGCTCTATCCAGCATTCATCCTTTCCAGGAGTTTTCTCTTTTGATTGAAGAGCAAATTAGCAAGTGAACATCACTGCACACACAAGTCAGTGATGCCCCCCCTGAGGTAAAACCATTCCCGAGTAAATCCACATCAACATATACATATCCCACAGATTAGATGAGCATTTGAGTTCGGTCGATAATTAGAAGAGGTGTAGCGATTTGGAGGTTATTGCAATCAATGGTTACTCTCCTAAGGTAAAAAAGATTTGTTCTTTCAATAAACCACCAGAAACACAAGAAGAGAGACTAAACAAACATGTCCTAGTTCTTAAGAATCATCATTGgatccaacaacaacaacaacaacaacaacccttAAGGTAAACTATAGTGTCATACCTGGAAGAGATCATAACAGCGTAAATTGTCTGAATAACACACAGATCAAAATTAGGAAATACCTCAACAGTCCATATGAAGAAATCAAGAGGCTCGggtggatgatgatgatctctGCTGCTCATCGTCGTCGTCTCCTCTGCACAAAAGTCCCAATACAATTCGATCATTTTAGTTTACATGAAAAGCAAAAcatcaaatcaaaaaaaaaaaaaggaaaatcacCAATTCGCTATCCGATTAGAAAGAAAGCACGAAGCTTTACCGAGGAGACAGCTGTTAAAGATCCGAAATTTAAGCTTCGATTTTTTTGAGAGTGAACTTCTCGGGATCACCAAAACGGAGAAGGGGTCGAGACTCAGCCTACTTTGCAGTGCAAAATGAGgatttttagggtttcaatagagagagagagagagagagagaggagatgaTGATAGGTTTGGGGACTAATGGGACCATAAGCAAAAACTCCACGCGCCTCTTCGACAACTACGCGCCACCGTCTCTCCGTCGTATCTTTCCCCCTTTTTGATGAGCTAGTAATTGCAAGaataattaaatttgattaaatcaCAATTTGTTATGTAcagaaaaacaattaaatttgatttaaaaaatcacaatttGTTGTGTAGTTAAACGTGGTATTATTAGCAAATGACAAAGTAGCAAGTGACACTGTATCTGGTTTGCTTCTCAGATTATAAAGGTTCCATTCTTTTCTTCGGTATGGAACACAAAATAAACTTAGTGGacattaagaaatgaaaaatatataattcataaaCTTTTTTCAAACCAATTTAATTAGTACTATTTTCCTTTTCCAGTTCAGCTTATATCATGCTATTTAATTATTAGtataattatctttatattttctcaaaatttcattatattttgctaatatttagtaaaattatatctaaaaaatatttaagttttacaaaaaatattttatatacattgaataatataataaaaataatataaaagttaaatttcaaaattttaattattacaccACCAACGAATTGTAATCAGttttgtaaattattaatttatcatccTCTAGAAATTGGATGTGATCTGATCTTGTTCCAACAAATTATAGCATTTGTCTTGGAGTTCTATTACTTTTTCTTAGTAATTCGAATCAGAGGCAACGACCACCACCGTGGATAGAGAACGATTGTCTCCAATCCATGTATCGAACATTTTTAATCGCCATATCTGCtcgtttgtatttgatcacatttTCACTTTCTCAAAGTTGCTTTTAAAGCCCATATGTTTTGCATGGATCCCGTGGATTTCAATGCTATTATCCTTTGTGCCAGAAAGCTTCTGATTTGAGCTGCCACTGTACTAGTTTGCGAAACTTTGATAGTGCAGTTTTCCACATCCCATACCACAAGTCTGGGACGATCTCTATATTAAAGAATGAGTATATTCTCTtgtatattatacatatatttcaaTAGATACCTATGTAAATCTCTCAAATCTTTAAACAATAATGACTTTATATGAAAACGTAATGAGAACTattccaataaaaaaattctatctACTTTCATGGTATCAAAGCGAGTGATCTCATGAACCAatcattttgtttcttcttctattCTACCTCATGTTTATCCTTATTACTTACTTAATGAATGAATATCATATGTTAGAGGTGCTCTAAGACTACGTACAATAGTTTACAAATTCAAcacccaattttttttcttttaatattctACATCATCTTCTTTTTTGTCCACATATTAATTCAACATCCACTTTACTTTAACTTTTACATGATACAATggttttgttaataaaattcaacaccataaactctattttatttaaaacgttttaaaatataaaagttattgtAAATAGTTGTTGTAAAGAAAATCGAACTACAATTTACTTAGAACTACTAAcaaattatattcaaaatattatttgttctGTATCTAAATCAAATGAAACAAATTTCTATTTAtacaatatgaaaaaataaaaaatctagttacaagataaaaattaagattatttactatataaaaattcattac contains these protein-coding regions:
- the LOC111213999 gene encoding uncharacterized protein LOC111213999 isoform X2, translated to MSSRDHHHPPEPLDFFIWTVEDVGSWLEEINLGSYRLIFKENGVNGEYLESMSVFTTEQILHFIRRHHMKWGDFITLCKELRRIKVACLKGEQRVRRPWWAPSCLSVVFVKAAKRNRQSRVVSLKLES
- the LOC111213999 gene encoding uncharacterized protein LOC111213999 isoform X1; the encoded protein is MIELYWDFCAEETTTMSSRDHHHPPEPLDFFIWTVEDVGSWLEEINLGSYRLIFKENGVNGEYLESMSVFTTEQILHFIRRHHMKWGDFITLCKELRRIKVACLKGEQRVRRPWWAPSCLSVVFVKAAKRNRQSRVVSLKLES